The following proteins come from a genomic window of Paenibacillus spongiae:
- a CDS encoding motility associated factor glycosyltransferase family protein translates to MPRLQRACGSISDLFYDKLTEQAWSVFGQVVAGLDDLYKVLRTVDNGLQDAAVDFGIQPIIHHTVGTIEEKFSLLNDYVDREMHVAVGDIIKHEFIPLIQGLSISLGEENEAMKRRFEVNAAYFQSAHPEVYKQIAGLVWDQLNYQLIPAKDGTPNLHIRSGNASVALYSTYNPMYEVVRWAESETSKGTGRRQILMYGLGLGYHLSTFSRQHPDVKVVVVEPDEQILLAAMHAVNLEALFKEANVHAMEVGVRRGRLEDIIKGFYTLNDSKVSEVSIPIYNRLYSDDKIILKDLIHQVAWSYVSNISTMKERGLQHTKNVLYNLAANLNTPSLSNKYQSLSGTSAVIVGAGPSLERDVEWLKKVKDYALIIAAGTSIQSLQHYGIKPHLVVSMDGSDSNYDAFKPIDRSDIPFVYIPQVDYRIVDLQMSNTMHAFFYSDAITNYLMGTVETDPLFRSHFSVTGTCIQIAAYLGCTEIIFTGQDLSYPTSSMYATGAKHVSSEHKSEVVNKANMSVDNVQSGKNRTDVRMQITLANIEEEIQRTADVQFVNASQLGAKIEHTRFEPMSSVLERLSSRPRVDELIKQILSDQGDTYDRSRKQEVEARLRELPVLTNDIDKVIQEVKTQLDTLPGLGQTDPDQCLQAMADIEDQWGIIVCSKLFEAIYTYTIGGDVHEFDRKLPELAEEKNIQNKAKMFVEVLGKLIDRMVDTNIHLQAYYEEAIARIDRLKVISLG, encoded by the coding sequence TTGCCTCGATTGCAGAGAGCATGCGGATCGATATCCGATTTATTCTATGATAAGTTGACCGAGCAGGCGTGGTCGGTATTCGGCCAGGTAGTCGCTGGATTGGATGATCTATATAAAGTGCTGCGTACCGTGGATAATGGACTGCAGGACGCTGCAGTCGATTTCGGCATACAGCCCATCATTCATCATACGGTGGGAACAATTGAAGAGAAGTTCTCCTTATTAAACGATTATGTTGACCGTGAAATGCATGTGGCCGTTGGCGATATCATCAAGCATGAGTTTATTCCCCTCATTCAAGGGCTATCTATTAGTCTAGGGGAAGAAAATGAGGCGATGAAACGGCGTTTCGAGGTTAATGCGGCCTACTTTCAATCGGCCCACCCGGAGGTATACAAGCAAATCGCGGGTCTTGTTTGGGATCAGTTAAATTATCAATTGATTCCCGCTAAGGATGGAACGCCTAATCTGCATATACGAAGCGGTAACGCATCCGTAGCGTTATATAGTACATACAATCCAATGTATGAGGTTGTACGTTGGGCGGAATCTGAGACAAGCAAAGGAACAGGGAGAAGGCAAATTCTCATGTATGGTCTTGGGCTCGGGTATCATTTGTCAACGTTCTCACGGCAGCATCCAGATGTAAAGGTCGTTGTCGTTGAGCCGGATGAGCAGATTCTGCTTGCCGCAATGCATGCGGTAAATTTGGAAGCGTTGTTTAAGGAAGCCAATGTACATGCAATGGAAGTTGGCGTGAGAAGAGGCAGGTTAGAAGATATTATAAAAGGGTTTTATACTTTAAACGACAGCAAAGTGAGCGAAGTGAGTATCCCGATTTATAATCGTTTATATTCCGACGATAAAATTATCTTAAAAGATTTGATTCATCAAGTCGCCTGGTCCTATGTATCGAATATAAGCACGATGAAAGAACGCGGACTGCAGCATACGAAGAATGTTCTATATAACCTTGCTGCAAACTTAAATACGCCGTCACTATCGAATAAATACCAGTCGCTGAGCGGAACGTCCGCCGTCATAGTAGGTGCGGGCCCTTCATTGGAAAGGGATGTCGAATGGTTAAAGAAAGTAAAGGATTACGCGCTCATTATAGCTGCAGGCACTTCGATTCAGTCGTTACAGCATTACGGAATAAAGCCTCATCTCGTGGTTTCAATGGATGGAAGCGATTCTAACTATGATGCATTCAAGCCTATCGACCGCAGCGATATTCCTTTCGTCTATATACCGCAAGTGGACTATCGAATTGTTGATTTACAGATGAGCAATACGATGCATGCATTCTTCTACAGCGATGCTATAACCAATTATTTGATGGGAACCGTAGAAACGGATCCTTTATTCCGTTCCCATTTTTCCGTAACCGGAACATGTATTCAAATTGCAGCTTATTTAGGCTGTACAGAGATTATCTTTACGGGACAAGATCTGTCCTATCCTACCAGCAGCATGTATGCAACCGGAGCGAAGCATGTCAGCAGCGAGCATAAAAGCGAAGTCGTCAACAAGGCAAACATGTCGGTAGATAATGTGCAAAGCGGCAAAAATAGAACGGATGTGCGAATGCAGATTACTCTGGCAAATATCGAGGAAGAAATACAACGGACTGCCGATGTGCAATTTGTTAATGCGAGTCAATTGGGGGCAAAGATTGAGCATACGCGATTTGAACCGATGAGCAGCGTATTGGAACGATTAAGCAGTCGGCCGCGTGTTGATGAGCTGATAAAACAAATACTAAGCGACCAGGGCGATACGTATGATCGCTCGAGAAAGCAGGAGGTTGAAGCAAGACTGCGGGAGCTGCCTGTATTGACGAATGATATCGATAAAGTCATACAGGAAGTCAAGACACAATTGGATACACTGCCCGGTCTTGGACAGACCGATCCGGATCAATGCCTGCAAGCAATGGCTGATATTGAAGATCAATGGGGCATAATCGTCTGCAGCAAGCTTTTTGAGGCTATATATACCTATACCATCGGCGGAGATGTACATGAATTTGACCGCAAACTGCCTGAGCTAGCCGAGGAGAAGAACATTCAAAATAAGGCGAAGATGTTCGTTGAGGTGCTGGGTAAACTGATCGATCGAATGGTAGATACGAATATTCATTTGCAGGCGTATTATGAAGAAGCGATTGCGAGAATAGATAGACTGAAAGTTATTTCATTAGGTTAA
- the fliS gene encoding flagellar export chaperone FliS: protein MVNSPYQIYQQSSVQTANGGKLIIMLYEGAIRFTKLGIDAVHNRKYDAANTNFLKAQAIINELIASLNFNYPISNDLVKIYEYMLHCLIQANVKKNATIAEEVVAHLMDLLGTWKQVSNGTAGNHQAAVDSI, encoded by the coding sequence GTGGTAAACTCACCATATCAAATTTACCAGCAATCATCCGTTCAGACAGCAAATGGCGGCAAGTTGATCATTATGCTCTACGAAGGCGCTATAAGATTTACGAAGTTGGGTATTGATGCTGTCCATAACCGTAAATATGATGCGGCTAATACGAATTTCTTAAAAGCTCAAGCCATTATTAATGAATTAATCGCATCACTTAATTTCAATTATCCAATATCGAATGATTTAGTTAAAATATATGAATATATGTTACATTGTCTGATTCAGGCTAATGTGAAGAAGAATGCGACAATTGCTGAGGAAGTTGTGGCGCATCTGATGGATCTGCTTGGAACCTGGAAGCAGGTTTCCAACGGAACGGCAGGAAACCATCAAGCAGCTGTGGATTCCATTTGA
- the fliD gene encoding flagellar filament capping protein FliD, which translates to MRLSGLASGMDVDAMVKELMKARRSSYDKMIKNRVKVEWKQEDFRTMSTKIVDFRNNKLSTYNVSNVMKAKTSQVSGDTNALTVNATNSTASGTLSVQVTSVAKAANDVYTFADPSKTLEELGFTLEMKDEGSGPQPTGNVLATINGKTIAINKDAKLADLANAVNNSSSMLKATAVFDAASGKLSLAATQTGANGLSIGNFPPAVEPTNPPTVPTPAVTKQTITAGSDASVTVNGINYTSSTNRFTVNGVDFTVKAETAAGSPTMITAVQDTNKIIDTIKSFVADYNSLIGALNTELSEVNNRNYMPLTSEEKKEMTDDDIKRWEEKARNGTLRNDNTLTKLATELRLSATSLIGGIDDGSGNRLSIGITTGSYTEKGKLILDENKLRSALESNPDQVTDLFMNPDKGVFRQMSKSSMDALTDLSKKAGTSLVSTDLTMSFQKDSSIGKEIEQMKKRESAMLTRLNMLEKQYYKQFTAMETAINKFNSQSSSLSSL; encoded by the coding sequence ATGAGACTCTCTGGATTAGCTTCCGGCATGGATGTCGATGCGATGGTCAAGGAGCTTATGAAAGCCCGGCGATCTTCTTATGACAAGATGATCAAGAATCGCGTTAAGGTAGAATGGAAGCAAGAGGATTTTCGTACGATGAGCACGAAGATCGTGGATTTTAGAAATAATAAGCTATCCACTTATAACGTATCGAATGTGATGAAGGCGAAAACCTCGCAAGTTAGTGGGGACACGAACGCGTTGACCGTTAACGCTACGAATTCGACTGCTTCCGGAACGTTGTCCGTTCAGGTTACATCCGTAGCGAAAGCTGCTAATGATGTTTATACGTTCGCGGATCCTTCGAAAACACTTGAGGAATTGGGATTTACATTGGAGATGAAGGATGAAGGTAGCGGTCCACAGCCGACAGGCAATGTACTTGCCACGATTAACGGAAAAACGATAGCCATAAACAAGGACGCCAAATTGGCCGACTTGGCAAATGCGGTTAATAATTCCAGCAGTATGCTAAAGGCAACAGCTGTTTTCGATGCAGCATCAGGCAAGCTATCGCTGGCGGCAACGCAGACAGGCGCCAATGGACTAAGTATTGGAAACTTTCCTCCAGCTGTGGAACCAACCAATCCGCCAACCGTTCCGACTCCAGCTGTCACGAAGCAGACGATAACGGCTGGATCGGATGCCAGCGTAACGGTTAATGGAATTAATTACACGAGCTCCACCAACCGCTTCACGGTAAATGGCGTCGATTTTACCGTAAAAGCCGAAACGGCAGCGGGCAGTCCGACTATGATTACAGCCGTACAGGATACGAATAAGATCATCGACACCATCAAATCCTTTGTTGCGGATTATAACAGCTTGATCGGCGCGCTTAATACGGAACTTTCGGAAGTGAACAATCGCAATTATATGCCGTTGACAAGTGAAGAAAAGAAAGAAATGACGGACGATGATATCAAGCGTTGGGAAGAGAAGGCACGGAACGGTACGCTAAGGAACGATAACACGCTTACCAAGCTGGCGACGGAGCTTCGTCTCTCGGCCACCTCGTTGATTGGCGGAATCGATGACGGCTCCGGTAACAGACTATCGATCGGAATTACGACGGGGAGTTACACGGAGAAGGGTAAACTCATTCTCGATGAGAATAAGCTGCGCAGCGCGTTGGAGTCGAATCCGGATCAAGTTACCGATCTCTTCATGAATCCGGATAAAGGCGTATTCAGGCAAATGTCGAAGTCTTCCATGGATGCCTTAACGGACCTTTCCAAAAAAGCGGGCACATCTCTCGTTAGTACCGACTTAACGATGTCCTTCCAAAAGGATTCATCGATAGGCAAGGAAATTGAGCAGATGAAAAAGCGTGAGAGTGCGATGCTGACACGTCTCAATATGCTTGAAAAACAATATTACAAACAGTTTACTGCGATGGAAACGGCAATTAACAAATTTAATTCACAATCATCATCATTGTCGAGTCTATAA
- a CDS encoding flagellar protein FlaG, translating into MMNISSVNTTTGYMTDGSTHIGSRNEAVIENKNSSNTSTNNESIDRPQLKKSLERILQAIQGPETTVERSVHKETNQVVYKIKDKASGEVIRQFPEEKLLDAAARLIELTGMMIDEKV; encoded by the coding sequence ATGATGAATATTTCATCAGTAAACACCACGACAGGCTATATGACAGACGGGAGTACACACATCGGCTCGCGGAATGAAGCAGTAATTGAGAATAAGAATAGTAGTAATACCAGTACCAATAACGAGTCCATCGATCGACCGCAGTTGAAAAAAAGTCTTGAGCGTATCTTGCAGGCTATTCAAGGACCGGAAACAACGGTTGAGCGATCTGTCCATAAGGAAACGAACCAAGTCGTGTACAAAATCAAGGATAAGGCAAGCGGTGAAGTGATTAGACAATTTCCCGAAGAGAAATTGTTGGATGCCGCCGCCAGGCTTATTGAATTAACAGGCATGATGATCGATGAGAAGGTATAG
- a CDS encoding flagellin N-terminal helical domain-containing protein, translating to MRINHNITALNTHRNMGLNNAAAGKSMEKLSSGLRINRAADDAAGLAVSEKMRGQIRGLEQAQKNVQDGVSFVQTAEGAMNEVSAMLSRIKELVVQKANGTYSSSDKGNIDLELTELTDQIDSIMSSTTFNGININTGTINIQADDSTQQITISGIVTTAFVGKASAFKASGTTGALSSIEVAIKAVSTQRATLGAKQNRLEYTSNNLGTTVENLTASESRIRDTDMASQMVKLTKENILLQASQAMLAQANSQPQGVLSLLR from the coding sequence ATGCGTATTAACCACAATATTACGGCTCTTAACACCCACCGCAACATGGGTTTGAACAATGCTGCTGCAGGTAAGTCCATGGAGAAACTGTCTTCCGGTCTTCGTATTAACCGTGCTGCCGACGATGCTGCAGGTCTTGCGGTTTCCGAGAAAATGCGCGGTCAAATCCGCGGTCTCGAGCAAGCTCAAAAGAACGTTCAAGACGGGGTTTCCTTCGTACAAACAGCTGAGGGCGCAATGAACGAAGTAAGCGCTATGCTGAGCCGTATTAAAGAACTCGTTGTTCAAAAAGCGAACGGCACTTACTCCTCTTCGGATAAAGGCAACATTGATTTGGAACTGACAGAACTAACGGACCAAATCGACAGCATCATGAGCTCGACAACGTTCAACGGCATCAATATCAACACGGGTACGATTAACATCCAGGCAGACGACAGCACACAACAAATTACGATTTCTGGTATCGTGACGACTGCTTTCGTTGGCAAAGCATCTGCTTTCAAAGCTTCCGGAACGACTGGCGCTCTCTCGAGTATCGAAGTTGCGATCAAGGCTGTTTCGACGCAGCGTGCGACTCTGGGTGCGAAGCAAAACCGTCTTGAATACACTTCGAACAACCTTGGAACGACAGTTGAGAACCTTACTGCATCTGAGTCGCGTATCCGCGATACAGATATGGCAAGCCAAATGGTTAAGCTTACGAAGGAAAACATCCTTCTGCAAGCTTCCCAAGCGATGCTCGCGCAAGCTAACTCGCAGCCACAAGGCGTATTGTCCTTGCTCCGTTAA
- the csrA gene encoding carbon storage regulator CsrA produces the protein MLVLSRKKGESVILQDNIEITILEVTADTVKIGINAPKDIEILRKEIYTMVKETNRESAASITGLEQLQNQFKQIKKNSDEL, from the coding sequence ATGCTTGTACTATCGCGCAAGAAAGGCGAGTCGGTTATTCTTCAGGACAATATTGAAATTACGATTCTGGAAGTAACGGCGGATACCGTTAAGATCGGTATAAACGCTCCCAAGGATATCGAAATATTGCGTAAGGAAATCTATACGATGGTCAAGGAAACGAACCGGGAGTCCGCAGCTTCAATAACCGGTCTTGAGCAGCTTCAAAATCAATTTAAACAAATTAAAAAAAATAGCGATGAGCTATAA